Part of the Bacillus marinisedimentorum genome is shown below.
ATCATCAAAATGAATTTCAAAATATGAGGGGTAAATGGACTGAACATGAAAAAACCCCGGTTATGGCGGAAAAATAGAAAAACAATCAATTTCGCGGACGAAATCATTTATGATTTCGTCCTTTTCTTTTTACTGATTAAGCAGTTCTTCATTCGATTTAATAATTTCTAGTGCAAGATGACATAACTTATTGTCATCCTTTTATTAATATTAAAACAGTGTTGGTCGCAATGTTAATGTTCAAACTTTTTGAGAAGGTTTTCTGTAATGCATGTTGAATTTATGAAAGGCCGTTATTCAACTCCCCAGTTTAATGCGCTTTTCTCACGAATGCTCGCTAACGGGTGTTGAAGAATTCAAGGGACTTAAGGGGTGCTATTATGAGAGAAATTATAAATATCAAAGCGTTGAAATATCCTGATTTTTTACATTATGAATGGGAAGGAGAATTGATTATCAAGACTTCAGAATATGTGATGGTGCTTTGTAAACCTGGTAGAAAGCTAAAACACCACTCCAAAAATAGTACGTTTACAATACATAATCGATCATTAGAATACTTTTCCCTCAAAGAAGGCTTTACGGTGGCAATGGAAATTGAAAGTGGCAGCATCGTCTCCTATTATTGCAATGTTACTCTGCCATCGGTTTTGAGAGGAAAAGAGATATCTTTTGTTGATTTGGACTTAGACTTCGTAAAACGGCAAGGTGAGGATTGGAAAGTTATTGATGAAGAGGAATTAATAACAAATAGCAGCAAGTATAATTACCCTCCTGAATTAAAGGAAGATGCAACTCAATGGTTAAAAGTGTTAAAAAGAAAGGTTAAAGAAAAAGAATTTCCATTTAATGACACAGTTTTGGATAGATAT
Proteins encoded:
- a CDS encoding DUF402 domain-containing protein, which produces MREIINIKALKYPDFLHYEWEGELIIKTSEYVMVLCKPGRKLKHHSKNSTFTIHNRSLEYFSLKEGFTVAMEIESGSIVSYYCNVTLPSVLRGKEISFVDLDLDFVKRQGEDWKVIDEEELITNSSKYNYPPELKEDATQWLKVLKRKVKEKEFPFNDTVLDRYDSLTTL